One segment of Tetrapisispora phaffii CBS 4417 chromosome 1, complete genome DNA contains the following:
- the TPHA0A02830 gene encoding uncharacterized protein (similar to Saccharomyces cerevisiae HSP150 (YJL159W) and PIR3 (YKL163W); ancestral locus Anc_1.188), translating into MQYKKSLATAALATTAMAAYAPSEPWTTLTPSATYSGGLTDYASTFGIAVQPITTGIASAASSVAKRAAAVSQIGDGQIQATTKTTAAAVSQIGDGQIQATTKTTAAAVSQIGDGQIQATTKTTAAAVSQIGDGQIQATTKTTAAAVSQIGDGQIQATTKTTAAAVSQTGDGQIQATTKTTAAAVSQIADGQAQAASTTNSVHGAAATSAADPVGAVSCKTDGTLALTIKKGELTDSKGRIGSIVANRQFQFDGPPPQAGAIYAAGWSITPEGNLALGDSDVFYQCLSGNFYNLYDESIGAQCSPVKLQAIDLIDC; encoded by the coding sequence atgcAATACAAAAAGTCTCTAGCAACTGCTGCTTTAGCCACCACTGCCATGGCCGCCTATGCTCCATCTGAGCCTTGGACTACTTTAACTCCATCCGCTACTTATTCTGGTGGGTTAACTGATTATGCTTCAACTTTCGGTATCGCCGTTCAACCAATTACAACTGGCATCGCTTCTGCTGCTTCTTCCGTTGCTAAGAGAGCCGCTGCTGTCTCCCAAATTGGTGACGGTCAAATTCAAGCTACAACCAAGACCACTGCTGCCGCCGTTTCTCAAATTGGTGACGGTCAAATCCAAGCTACTACAAAGACTACTGCTGCCGCCGTTTCTCAAATTGGTGACGGTCAAATCCAAGCTACAACCAAGACTACCGCCGCTGCTGTTTCTCAAATTGGTGACGGTCAAATCCAAGCTACAACCAAGACTACCGCCGCTGCTGTTTCTCAAATTGGTGACGGTCAAATCCAAGCTACAACCAAGACTACCGCCGCTGCTGTTTCTCAAACTGGTGACGGTCAAATCCAAGCTACTACAAAGACTACTGCTGCCGCCGTTTCTCAAATCGCCGATGGTCAAGCCCAAGCCGCTTCTACTACTAACTCAGTCCATGGTGCGGCTGCCACTTCCGCCGCTGACCCAGTCGGTGCTGTCTCTTGTAAGACTGACGGTACTTTAGCTCTAACCATCAAAAAAGGTGAATTAACTGACTCCAAGGGTAGAATCGGTTCTATTGTAGCCAACAGACAATTCCAATTCGACGGTCCACCACCACAGGCTGGCGCTATCTACGCCGCCGGTTGGTCTATCACTCCAGAAGGTAACTTGGCTTTAGGTGACTCCGATGTCTTCTACCAATGTCTATCCGGTAACTTCTACAATTTATACGACGAATCCATCGGTGCTCAATGTTCTCCAGTTAAATTACAAGCCATTGATTTGATTGACTGTTAA
- the TPHA0A02840 gene encoding uncharacterized protein (similar to Saccharomyces cerevisiae CIS3 (YJL158C); ancestral locus Anc_1.189), translating to MQLQKISIAAGLTSIVAAESYVPGDNWSTLSPAGGYLGATDYPSTFGIAVQTVGALAKRAAAVSQIGDGQIQAPVTTATAKTSQDITTTVTETSQRATTILQTKSTTNTQATNTKATNTQATNTKATNTQATNTKATNTQATNTQATNKVTTTTEGNTSTITETVKGATTILQTKSSKASGVTTTSALPTMSAVTQISDGQIQAPVTIKLSAASAAAASAASAASAASASAASAKTTAAAVSQIGDGQVEASTKAAASSLSRSVATSIGSETSGKVTSTLSPTYASSKSSSTKASASTSSTSSVSASDVSVGAVTCKNDGTLTLSLNGGELTDSKGRIGAIVANRQFQFDGPPPQAGTIYAAGWSVTSDGYLALGNSDTFYQCLSGDFYNLYDQSIGSQCNEVKLEIVSIVDC from the coding sequence atgcaacttcaaaaaatttctaTCGCTGCTGGTTTAACCTCTATTGTTGCCGCTGAAAGTTATGTTCCAGGTGACAACTGGTCCACTTTATCTCCAGCCGGTGGTTACTTAGGTGCCACCGACTACCCATCCACCTTCGGTATTGCTGTTCAAACTGTCGGTGCTTTAGCTAAGAGAGCTGCTGCTGTTTCCCAAATCGGTGATGGTCAAATTCAAGCTCCAGTTACCACTGCCACTGCTAAGACAAGTCAAGATATCACAACTACTGTTACTGAAACTTCCCAAAGAGCTACCACCATCCTTCAAACAAAGAGCACTACTAACACTCAAGCTACCAACACCAAGGCTACCAACACTCAAGCTACCAACACCAAGGCTACCAACACTCAAGCTACCAACACCAAGGCTACCAACACTCAAGCTACCAACACCCAAGCTACTAACAAGGTTACTACCACCACTGAAGGCAACACCTCGACTATAACTGAAACTGTAAAGGGTGCTACTACCATTTTACAAACTAAGAGTTCCAAGGCTTCTGGTGTTACTACCACCAGTGCTTTACCAACTATGTCTGCTGTTACTCAAATCAGCGATGGTCAAATCCAAGCCCCAGTTACTATTAAGTTATCTGCTGCttctgctgctgctgcttcTGCTGCTTCTGCTGCTTCTGCTGCTTCTGCTTCTGCCGCCTCTGCCAAGACTACTGCTGCCGCCGTTTCTCAAATTGGTGACGGTCAAGTTGAAGCCTCTACCAAGGCTGCTGCTTCTAGTTTATCAAGATCTGTTGCTACCAGCATTGGTTCTGAAACTTCTGGTAAGGTCACCTCTACCTTATCTCCAACCTACGCTTCTAGTAAATCCAGCTCTACTAAAGCCTCTGCTTCTACCTCTTCCACATCTTCTGTTTCTGCTAGCGATGTCTCCGTTGGTGCTGTCACCTGTAAAAACGACGGTACCTTaactttatcattaaatggTGGTGAATTAACTGACTCCAAGGGTAGAATCGGTGCTATTGTTGCTAACAGACAATTCCAATTCGACGGTCCACCACCACAGGCTGGTACCATCTACGCCGCTGGTTGGTCTGTTACTTCTGATGGTTACTTAGCTTTAGGTAACTCTGACACTTTCTACCAATGTCTATCCGGTGACTTCTACAACTTATATGACCAATCCATTGGTTCTCAATGTAACGAAGTTAAGTTAGAAATTGTTTCCATCGTTGACTGTTAG